A genomic region of Rhodococcus pyridinivorans contains the following coding sequences:
- a CDS encoding arabinofuranosyltransferase, giving the protein MLADTPVAVAPLRRAVSTLVQFVCAALVAALVAAVGLFAFDRVQWPAFNSSNVTQAVTTVMQFAALAVLGLSIYLLRRRRWVTGARVLSWAALSGLVTATLGMPLAATRLYLHGISVDQEFRTQFLTRLTDSAALRDMNYADLPSFYPAGWFWIGGRVANLLGMDGWEAFKPYAIGSLAVAAVVALVLWSELVRSDLAVLAATATTLVVLAYGSPEPYGAVIAVLVAPALVLAWAGFLPATRGGRGRQGWGAVVGTGLFLGLAATFYTLYLGIAAFAVTVMAVVAAYLARRATGSWRAVLPVLVRLVVMASIAVLVALIVWAPFVFDVLGGNPPSESGTATHYLPDAGARLPFPMFHMSLMGLLSLLGTVWLVGRASSSHRAQALGLGVIAVYLWYLASMASTAVGNTLLAFRLEVILLVLLAAAGAFAFVDFSRWISLATSENPRVRRVLVAVGALGALAFAQNIPQVLAGEITVAYTDTDGSGERADQRPAGAASYYAEVDDVLLSQLGGERDDHVVLTADTSFLAYYPYFGFQALTSHYANPLADFSARAAAIEEWSELSSPGELLAAWEELPWRAPDAVVFRQGAEGYTLRLAEDVYPNDPNVRRYTVTFPKELFDDPRFTVTEVGPFVVVTATGEPA; this is encoded by the coding sequence GTGCTCGCCGACACTCCTGTAGCAGTAGCCCCTTTACGCCGTGCCGTCTCGACGCTCGTGCAGTTCGTCTGCGCAGCGCTCGTCGCAGCACTCGTCGCCGCGGTGGGGCTGTTCGCTTTCGACCGTGTGCAGTGGCCGGCGTTCAATTCGTCGAACGTGACGCAGGCCGTCACCACCGTGATGCAGTTCGCGGCACTCGCCGTGCTCGGCCTGTCGATCTATCTGTTGCGTCGCCGCAGATGGGTGACGGGGGCGCGGGTGCTGTCGTGGGCGGCGCTGTCCGGCCTGGTCACCGCGACCCTCGGGATGCCGCTCGCCGCGACCCGCCTCTACCTGCACGGCATCTCCGTCGACCAGGAGTTCCGCACCCAGTTCCTCACGCGACTGACGGACAGCGCGGCGTTGCGCGACATGAACTACGCCGACCTGCCGTCGTTCTATCCGGCCGGGTGGTTCTGGATCGGTGGCCGTGTCGCGAATCTGCTGGGTATGGACGGCTGGGAAGCGTTCAAGCCGTATGCGATCGGCTCGCTGGCGGTCGCGGCGGTCGTCGCGCTGGTGCTGTGGTCCGAATTGGTCCGCTCCGATCTGGCGGTGCTCGCCGCCACCGCGACGACGCTGGTCGTGCTGGCCTACGGTTCGCCGGAACCCTACGGAGCGGTGATCGCGGTGCTGGTCGCGCCGGCGTTGGTGCTGGCCTGGGCTGGTTTCCTGCCCGCTACACGCGGTGGCCGGGGACGACAGGGCTGGGGTGCCGTCGTGGGGACGGGCCTGTTCCTCGGTCTCGCCGCGACCTTCTACACCCTCTATCTCGGTATCGCGGCGTTCGCGGTGACGGTGATGGCCGTCGTCGCGGCGTACCTCGCGCGTCGCGCCACCGGGTCGTGGCGGGCGGTCCTCCCGGTGCTCGTCCGTCTCGTGGTGATGGCGTCGATCGCGGTGCTCGTCGCGTTGATCGTGTGGGCGCCGTTCGTGTTCGACGTGCTGGGCGGTAATCCCCCGTCCGAGTCCGGGACGGCGACCCACTATCTCCCCGATGCCGGTGCGCGACTGCCGTTTCCGATGTTCCACATGTCCCTGATGGGATTGCTGTCGTTGCTGGGCACCGTGTGGCTCGTGGGCCGGGCGTCGTCGTCGCATCGGGCGCAGGCGCTCGGCCTCGGGGTGATCGCGGTCTACCTCTGGTACCTCGCGTCGATGGCGTCGACCGCTGTGGGCAACACCCTGCTCGCGTTCCGGCTCGAGGTGATCCTGCTCGTACTGCTCGCTGCGGCAGGCGCATTCGCCTTCGTCGACTTCTCGCGGTGGATCAGCCTGGCTACCAGCGAGAATCCGCGCGTGCGCAGGGTGCTCGTGGCAGTGGGGGCTCTGGGTGCGCTGGCGTTCGCGCAGAACATTCCGCAGGTACTCGCCGGCGAGATCACCGTCGCCTACACCGATACCGACGGGTCGGGCGAACGCGCCGATCAGCGACCCGCCGGTGCCGCGTCCTATTACGCCGAGGTGGACGACGTCCTGCTGTCGCAGTTGGGCGGCGAGCGTGACGACCACGTGGTCCTCACGGCCGACACGTCTTTCCTCGCCTACTACCCGTACTTCGGTTTCCAGGCCCTGACCTCGCACTACGCCAACCCGCTGGCGGACTTCTCCGCGCGGGCCGCAGCGATCGAGGAGTGGTCGGAACTCTCCTCCCCCGGCGAACTGCTCGCCGCCTGGGAGGAGTTGCCGTGGAGAGCCCCCGACGCCGTCGTCTTCCGGCAGGGCGCCGAGGGTTACACGCTGCGTCTGGCCGAGGACGTCTACCCGAACGATCCCAATGTGCGGCGGTACACGGTGACCTTCCCCAAGGAACTGTTCGACGATCCCCGCTTCACCGTGACCGAGGTGGGGCCGTTCGTCGTCGTCACCGCGACGGGCGAACCGGCATGA
- a CDS encoding SAV_915 family protein produces MSDVLYVPIRRRDSSGHVRLEMRTLPDGRLALPAYTSPKELARCCGPQQPWMGVDSTGLQEIHRTTGYDVVLLDGRQPPPPPIADDDRPFEDPLGRRATR; encoded by the coding sequence ATGAGCGACGTTCTGTATGTGCCGATCCGACGCCGCGACAGTTCCGGGCACGTTCGGCTCGAGATGCGCACACTGCCCGACGGCCGGCTGGCGTTGCCCGCCTACACCTCACCGAAGGAACTGGCCCGCTGCTGCGGACCGCAGCAGCCGTGGATGGGCGTCGACAGCACAGGGCTGCAGGAGATCCACCGGACCACCGGGTACGACGTGGTCCTGCTCGACGGCCGACAACCACCGCCACCCCCGATCGCGGACGACGACCGTCCGTTCGAGGACCCGCTCGGCAGGAGAGCGACCCGGTGA
- a CDS encoding FAD-binding and (Fe-S)-binding domain-containing protein translates to MRTSTPIGRALRAAGIGEVCDDSTTRALYSSDASLYRVPPQAVVRARSIDDVATTLDVCRREGVPLTSRGTGTSLAGNAVGPGVVIDFSRHLNRVLSVDPETRTARVQPGVVQAELQRAAAPHGLRFGPDPSTHNRCTIGGMIGNNACGARALGYGRTSDNVVALEVLTGTGHPLTLPGENPVLEPLREIVARDLATIRTEFGRFGRQVSGYALEHLLPENGFDVRKLFVGSEGTLGITTEATVQLVADPAVRTMVVLGYPDIVAAGNAAHGLLGFRPTACEGLDSRIVDIVRHRRGPQAVPPLPSGAAWLFVELAGDDADEVRGRAKALAQAAAATDVLHVEDQARAAALWRIREEGAGLSARSPKGLPAHAGWEDAAVPAHRVGDYLRDFEELLAGYDVTGYPYGHFADGCIHIRLDIPLEVPGLFREFLFEAAELVAEYGGSMSGEHGDGRARSELLPVMYSPDALALFGAVKSVFDPENVLNPGVLVDPRPVDADLRVPAAGKIREGLAFRYLEDGGDFTQAVHRCTGIGKCRADNTGTGGVMCPSFLATREEKDSTRGRARALQEMLNGHLVDESWQSPEVHEALDLCLSCKGCLSDCPTGVDMATLKSEVLHQTYRGRRRPASHYGLGRLPQWAAIASRAPRAVNALVRAPGVAPLGLTVAGLDRRRRVPRFAPRTFRKWFADTLSRRSRTGDPVLLFVDTFTEYFTPEIGVAAVRVLEAAGHSVHLTDEPRCCGLTWITTGQLDQARKILGRTVAELFRSGMPIVGLEPSCTAVLRSDAVELLGSAPARLVADSTTTLAELLADWEPPSLDGTRIVAQPHCHHHAVMGWGADDALLRRAGADVQRLAGCCGLAGNFGVERGHYDVSVAVARTQLLPAVEAASDDAVILADGYSCRTQLGDLTTRRGMHLAELLASRLP, encoded by the coding sequence ATGAGGACCTCCACCCCGATCGGGCGCGCTCTGCGCGCGGCGGGCATCGGGGAGGTCTGCGACGACTCGACCACGCGCGCGCTGTACTCGTCCGACGCTTCTCTCTATCGCGTCCCGCCACAGGCCGTGGTGCGCGCCCGATCGATCGACGACGTCGCCACGACCCTCGACGTGTGCCGCCGGGAAGGTGTCCCCCTCACCTCCCGCGGCACCGGCACCTCGCTCGCGGGCAACGCTGTCGGGCCTGGCGTGGTCATCGACTTCTCGCGTCACCTGAACCGGGTGCTCTCCGTCGACCCAGAGACCCGGACCGCGCGGGTGCAACCGGGTGTCGTGCAGGCCGAACTGCAGCGCGCCGCGGCACCGCACGGTCTGCGCTTCGGCCCCGATCCGTCCACCCACAACCGGTGCACGATCGGCGGGATGATCGGTAACAACGCGTGCGGGGCGCGGGCGCTCGGCTACGGCCGCACGTCCGACAACGTCGTCGCGCTCGAAGTGCTCACCGGCACCGGGCACCCGCTGACGCTGCCCGGCGAGAATCCGGTGCTGGAACCGTTGCGGGAGATCGTCGCCCGCGACCTCGCGACCATCCGCACCGAATTCGGTCGCTTCGGCCGGCAGGTGTCGGGTTATGCACTCGAGCATCTGTTGCCGGAGAACGGTTTCGACGTCCGGAAGCTGTTCGTCGGTAGCGAGGGCACACTCGGGATCACGACCGAGGCGACGGTGCAGCTGGTCGCCGACCCTGCCGTCCGCACGATGGTCGTGCTCGGCTATCCAGACATCGTCGCCGCCGGCAACGCCGCGCACGGACTACTGGGTTTCCGGCCCACGGCGTGCGAAGGGCTCGACTCGCGGATCGTCGACATCGTCCGGCACCGGCGCGGACCGCAGGCGGTACCGCCCCTGCCGTCGGGTGCGGCCTGGCTGTTCGTCGAACTGGCCGGTGACGACGCCGACGAGGTGCGCGGCCGGGCGAAGGCACTCGCGCAGGCCGCCGCCGCGACCGACGTCCTGCACGTCGAGGACCAGGCGCGTGCCGCTGCGCTGTGGCGTATCCGGGAGGAGGGAGCCGGCCTGTCGGCGAGAAGTCCGAAGGGACTGCCCGCGCACGCGGGATGGGAGGACGCCGCCGTCCCTGCCCACCGCGTCGGCGACTATCTCCGCGACTTCGAGGAACTGCTTGCCGGATACGACGTCACCGGCTATCCCTACGGGCACTTCGCCGACGGCTGCATCCACATCCGCCTCGACATCCCCCTCGAGGTTCCGGGTCTGTTCCGCGAATTCCTTTTCGAGGCAGCTGAACTCGTCGCCGAATACGGCGGGTCGATGTCGGGGGAGCACGGCGACGGGCGTGCCCGGAGCGAACTGCTGCCCGTGATGTACTCACCCGACGCGCTCGCACTGTTCGGGGCTGTGAAGTCGGTCTTCGATCCGGAGAACGTCCTCAACCCCGGCGTGCTCGTCGACCCGCGGCCCGTCGACGCCGACCTGCGCGTCCCGGCGGCCGGGAAGATCCGGGAGGGCCTGGCCTTCCGCTATCTCGAGGACGGCGGCGACTTCACGCAGGCAGTGCACCGGTGTACCGGGATCGGCAAGTGCCGCGCCGACAATACCGGCACCGGCGGGGTGATGTGCCCGTCCTTCCTCGCGACCCGCGAGGAAAAGGACTCCACGCGCGGACGAGCACGGGCGCTGCAGGAGATGCTCAACGGGCACCTCGTCGACGAGTCGTGGCAGTCGCCGGAGGTGCACGAGGCGCTCGATCTGTGCTTGTCGTGCAAGGGATGCCTGTCCGACTGCCCGACCGGGGTCGACATGGCAACCCTCAAATCCGAAGTGCTGCACCAGACCTACCGGGGACGGCGACGGCCCGCCAGTCACTACGGTCTCGGCAGGCTGCCGCAGTGGGCGGCGATCGCCTCCCGTGCGCCACGCGCCGTCAACGCCCTTGTCCGCGCTCCGGGGGTCGCCCCGCTCGGGTTGACCGTCGCCGGTCTCGACCGCCGCCGCCGTGTACCGAGGTTCGCGCCCCGCACCTTCCGGAAGTGGTTCGCCGACACCCTCTCGCGACGATCCCGCACGGGCGATCCGGTGCTGCTGTTCGTCGATACTTTCACCGAGTACTTCACCCCGGAGATCGGGGTTGCCGCCGTGCGCGTGCTCGAAGCCGCCGGACACAGCGTGCACCTCACCGACGAACCCCGCTGCTGCGGCCTGACGTGGATCACCACCGGCCAGCTCGACCAGGCCCGGAAGATCCTGGGCCGCACCGTCGCCGAACTCTTCCGCAGCGGCATGCCGATCGTCGGTCTCGAACCGTCGTGTACCGCCGTCCTGCGTTCCGACGCAGTCGAACTGCTCGGGTCCGCACCCGCGCGTCTCGTGGCCGACAGCACCACGACCCTCGCCGAACTCCTCGCCGACTGGGAACCACCGTCGCTGGACGGCACACGGATCGTCGCACAACCCCACTGCCACCACCACGCCGTCATGGGATGGGGCGCCGACGACGCACTGTTGCGACGCGCGGGTGCCGACGTGCAGCGCCTCGCCGGCTGCTGCGGTCTGGCCGGGAATTTCGGAGTCGAACGCGGGCACTACGACGTGTCGGTGGCGGTCGCGCGAACCCAACTGCTGCCGGCGGTCGAGGCGGCATCCGACGACGCGGTGATCCTCGCCGACGGGTACTCGTGCCGTACCCAGCTCGGCGACCTCACGACGCGGCGCGGCATGCACCTGGCCGAGTTGCTGGCCTCACGACTGCCGTAG
- a CDS encoding decaprenylphospho-beta-D-erythro-pentofuranosid-2-ulose 2-reductase, whose translation MINAVGNPQTLLLLGGTSEIGLAIVEEYLRKAPARVILAALPGDPRREDAVAQAKSAGATQVDLIDFDALDTASHPAVIDQAWKDGDVDIAIVAFGLDADAEELWQNQSKAVRVAEVNYTAAVSVGVLVGEKMKAQGFGRIIAMSSVAGERVKRANFVYGSTKAGLDGFFLGLGEALRPFGPRVTVVRPGQVRTQFSAHVDEAPLTVNKEDVAKLAVAASDRGKEIVWAPGTFRFVMIVLRHLPRAIFRKLPI comes from the coding sequence ATGATCAACGCCGTCGGCAATCCCCAGACCCTGCTGCTGCTCGGTGGCACCTCCGAGATCGGCCTGGCCATCGTCGAGGAGTACCTCCGCAAGGCACCGGCCCGCGTGATCCTCGCGGCCCTGCCCGGCGACCCGCGTCGTGAGGACGCCGTCGCCCAGGCGAAGTCCGCGGGTGCGACGCAGGTCGACCTGATCGACTTCGACGCGCTCGACACGGCGAGCCACCCGGCCGTCATCGACCAGGCGTGGAAGGACGGCGACGTCGACATCGCGATCGTCGCCTTCGGTCTGGACGCCGACGCCGAGGAGCTGTGGCAGAACCAGAGCAAGGCCGTGCGGGTCGCGGAGGTCAACTACACGGCCGCCGTCTCCGTGGGTGTGCTGGTGGGCGAGAAGATGAAGGCGCAGGGCTTCGGGCGCATCATCGCGATGTCGTCGGTTGCCGGCGAGCGCGTCAAGCGCGCCAACTTCGTCTACGGTTCCACCAAGGCCGGCCTCGACGGCTTCTTCCTCGGACTCGGTGAGGCGCTGCGCCCGTTCGGGCCGCGCGTGACCGTCGTGCGCCCCGGCCAGGTGCGCACGCAGTTCAGCGCGCATGTCGACGAGGCCCCGCTCACCGTGAACAAGGAAGATGTCGCGAAGCTCGCTGTCGCGGCCTCCGATCGCGGCAAGGAGATCGTCTGGGCGCCGGGCACCTTCCGGTTCGTGATGATCGTGCTGCGTCACCTGCCGCGCGCGATCTTCCGCAAGCTGCCGATCTGA
- a CDS encoding DoxX family protein, which produces MNTFTASTTGTRDDITAAPSRAARIAGLIVSGLVVLFLLWDSIIHIANVSQVQEAMADLGFDPSLNRVFGVVLLICLIAYVLPPTAILGAVLLTGYLGGAVATNLLTEQPIVSTTLFPIYTGILVWGGLWLRDTGVRRIMPVRPSR; this is translated from the coding sequence ATGAACACCTTCACCGCATCCACCACCGGCACCCGCGACGACATCACCGCGGCACCCTCACGCGCCGCTCGCATCGCAGGCCTGATCGTCAGCGGTCTCGTCGTCCTGTTTCTGCTGTGGGACTCGATCATCCACATCGCCAACGTTTCGCAGGTGCAGGAAGCGATGGCCGATCTCGGGTTCGACCCGAGCCTCAACCGGGTGTTCGGCGTGGTCCTGCTGATCTGCCTGATCGCCTACGTCCTGCCGCCCACCGCGATCCTTGGCGCCGTACTCCTCACCGGCTATCTCGGTGGTGCTGTCGCGACGAATCTGCTCACCGAACAGCCGATCGTCAGCACGACTCTCTTCCCGATCTACACCGGAATTCTGGTATGGGGTGGATTGTGGTTGCGCGACACCGGAGTTCGTCGCATCATGCCGGTTCGCCCGTCGCGGTGA
- a CDS encoding FAD-binding oxidoreductase: MSTTATEQASEPLPTQTRTLTGWGRTAPTTAEVLSTPDVEVIAKAVARVAEDNESKPSHLRRGVIARGLGRSYGDPAQNAGGLVVDMTALNKIHSIDRDSRKVVVDGGVSLDQLMRAALPFGLWVPVLPGTRQVTIGGAIGADIHGKNHHSAGSFGNHVKSIDLLTADGQVRTCTPTGRNAKLFWATVGGMGLTGIILRATIEMTPTETAYFIADSRRTESLDETIALHSDGSEANYDYSSAWFDAISPEPKLGRAAVSRGNLAKLDQLPKKLQKDPLKFDAPTLLTLPDVFPNGLANKFNFSVIGELYYRKTKNADNQVQNLTAFYHPLDLFGEWNRGYGPNGFLQYQFVVPPEAVEEFKKIIRDIQASGHHSFLNVFKLFGEGNKAPLSFPIPGWNICVDFRIKPGLNEFVRELDKRVLEFGGRLYTAKDSRTDAETFHAMYPRIDEWLKVRRSVDPTNVFASDMSRRLELH, translated from the coding sequence ATGTCCACGACAGCTACGGAGCAGGCGAGCGAGCCGCTCCCCACCCAGACCCGCACCCTGACCGGCTGGGGGCGCACTGCGCCGACCACCGCAGAGGTGCTGTCCACCCCCGACGTCGAAGTGATCGCCAAGGCGGTCGCGCGGGTCGCGGAAGACAACGAGTCGAAGCCGTCGCACCTGCGGCGCGGCGTGATCGCACGCGGGCTCGGACGCTCCTACGGCGACCCCGCGCAGAACGCGGGCGGGCTCGTCGTCGATATGACGGCGCTGAACAAGATCCACAGCATCGACCGTGACTCCCGCAAGGTCGTGGTGGACGGTGGTGTGAGCCTCGACCAGCTCATGCGCGCCGCGCTGCCGTTCGGTCTGTGGGTGCCCGTCCTGCCGGGCACGCGCCAGGTCACCATCGGTGGTGCGATCGGTGCCGACATCCACGGCAAGAACCACCACAGCGCGGGCAGCTTCGGCAACCACGTCAAGTCCATCGACCTGCTCACCGCCGACGGCCAGGTCCGCACGTGCACCCCCACCGGGCGCAACGCCAAGCTGTTCTGGGCGACCGTGGGCGGAATGGGTCTGACAGGCATCATCCTGCGCGCGACCATCGAGATGACCCCCACGGAGACGGCGTACTTCATCGCCGACAGCCGCCGCACCGAGTCTCTCGACGAGACGATCGCCCTGCACAGCGACGGTTCGGAAGCGAACTACGACTACTCCAGCGCATGGTTCGACGCCATCTCGCCGGAGCCGAAGCTCGGCCGCGCCGCAGTCTCCCGAGGCAACCTCGCGAAGCTCGACCAGCTGCCGAAGAAGCTGCAGAAGGACCCGCTCAAGTTCGACGCGCCGACCCTGCTGACCCTGCCCGACGTATTCCCGAACGGGCTGGCCAACAAGTTCAACTTCTCGGTGATCGGTGAGCTGTACTACCGGAAGACGAAGAACGCCGACAACCAGGTCCAGAATCTGACGGCGTTCTACCACCCCCTCGACCTGTTCGGGGAGTGGAACCGCGGCTACGGACCCAACGGCTTCCTGCAGTACCAGTTCGTGGTGCCGCCGGAAGCGGTCGAGGAGTTCAAGAAGATCATCCGCGACATCCAGGCGTCGGGACATCACTCGTTCCTCAACGTGTTCAAGCTGTTCGGTGAAGGGAACAAGGCTCCGCTCAGCTTCCCCATCCCCGGCTGGAACATCTGCGTCGACTTCCGGATCAAGCCGGGCCTGAACGAGTTCGTGCGCGAACTCGACAAGCGGGTCCTCGAGTTCGGTGGTCGCCTCTACACCGCGAAGGATTCGCGGACCGACGCGGAGACCTTCCACGCCATGTACCCGCGGATCGACGAGTGGCTGAAGGTGCGCCGCTCCGTCGACCCCACGAACGTCTTCGCCTCCGATATGTCCAGAAGGTTGGAACTCCACTGA